A section of the Kluyveromyces lactis strain NRRL Y-1140 chromosome F complete sequence genome encodes:
- the GLC8 gene encoding PP1-complex regulatory subunit GLC8 (similar to uniprot|P41818 Saccharomyces cerevisiae YMR311C GLC8 Regulatory subunit of protein phosphatase 1 (Glc7p) involved in glycogen metabolism and chromosome segregation proposed to regulate Glc7p activity via conformational alteration ortholog of the mammalian protein phosphatase inhibitor 2) — MGGILKNAIPEEQSPNIESESISQFRKQVLKNTELNAKRTSNSKIAHHGHGIPKDVLSMKLGEQDPESLKWNKKNLEENEITKQEFGDIHIDEPKTPYQGAVDPNGEYYKIDDDDEDLGGFSLGEPQVDLKEDKEPVTLLNNEDPQVSPPVLETEEDEAAKKHRKFEEMRKKHYNVKADLQNAKQNLPDDDDDE, encoded by the coding sequence ATGGGAGGAATCTTAAAGAACGCAATTCCTGAGGAACAGAGTCCGAATATTGAATCCGAATCCATCAGTCAATTCAGAAAAcaagttttgaagaatacGGAACTGAATGCGAAGCGCACGTCTAATAGTAAAATAGCCCACCATGGACATGGAATCCCTAAAGACGTTCTATCGATGAAGTTAGGAGAACAAGATCCAGAGAGTTTGAAATGGaataagaagaatttggaaGAGAATGAAATCACCAAACAGGAGTTCGGCGATATACATATTGATGAACCAAAAACTCCATACCAGGGTGCTGTTGACCCAAACGGTGAGTATTACAAGATCGAcgacgatgatgaagatttaGGGGGTTTCAGTTTAGGCGAACCTCAAGTAGATCTGAAAGAGGACAAGGAACCCGTTACATTGCTAAACAATGAGGATCCACAGGTTTCTCCTCCTGTTCTTGAAAcagaggaagatgaagctGCCAAGAAACATCGGAAGTTCGAAGAAATGAGAAAGAAACATTACAACGTTAAAGCAGATTTGCAGAATGCCAAGCAAAACCTACCggatgatgatgatgatgaatga
- the ERV29 gene encoding protein ERV29 (similar to uniprot|P53337 Saccharomyces cerevisiae YGR284C ERV29 Protein localized to COPII-coated vesicles involved in vesicle formation and incorporation of specific secretory cargo) codes for MSFRGNNLDTFPTAKPGFQGASYGQASQSHNVSAKDKYRRLFEQFAKRVEDLTEHPLVLKIRPYTPIIARFFIVATFYEDSLRIIAQWSDQVFYLWNYRHFPYYFVVFFLFCVVISMFTGATLLILRKQTVYATSALICTVILQGLVYGLFTGSSFVLRNISVIGGLLIAFGDSIVTNRMTFGMLPELDSKDGKFKNYLLLAGRILMVLLFITFTFTKSWLTVLLTIAGTVCIAIGYKTKFASISLGLILAFYNITVNNYWFYGSSKRDFLKYEFYQNLSIIGGLLLIGNTGAGQLSIDEKKKIY; via the coding sequence ATGTCTTTTAGAGGTAACAATTTGGATACGTTTCCAACAGCAAAGCCTGGGTTCCAAGGTGCATCGTATGGCCAAGCGTCACAATCTCACAATGTTTCAGCTAAGGACAAGTACAGGCgattatttgaacaattcgCTAAAAGGGTTGAAGACTTAACGGAACATCCATTGGTCTTGAAAATTAGGCCTTACACCCCAATCATTGCTAGATTCTTTATTGTTGCCACATTTTATGAGGATTCGTTGAGAATCATTGCTCAATGGTCAGATCAAGTGTTTTATTTATGGAACTACAGACATTTTCCTTACTACTTTgtcgttttcttcttattttgCGTTGTGATCTCTATGTTTACAGGCGCCACGCTATTAATCTTGAGGAAACAAACCGTGTATGCCACCAGTGCATTGATTTGTACCGTCATTTTACAAGGTTTGGTTTACGGTCTGTTCACCGGATCATCTTTTGTCTTGAGAAACATTAGTGTCATTGGGGGTTTATTGATAGCATTTGGTGACAGTATTGTTACCAACAGGATGACCTTTGGTATGCTACCTGAATTAGACAGTAAGGATggtaaattcaaaaattacTTGTTATTGGCTGGAAGAATTCTAATGGTTTTGCTCTTTATTACCTTTACTTTTACTAAGAGTTGGTTGACAGTTTTGTTGACGATTGCAGGTACTGTTTGTATCGCAATTGGTTACAAGACAAAGTTCGCATCTATAAGTTTAGGTTTGATTCTAGCGTTCTATAACATTACCGTCAACAACTATTGGTTCTATGGGTCTAGCAAAagagatttcttgaaatacgAATTCTATCAAAACTTAAGTATCATTGGAGGTTTATTGTTGATTGGCAACACTGGTGCTGGTCAATTGTCAATTGAcgagaagaaaaagatctaCTGA
- the ZUO1 gene encoding zuotin (highly similar to uniprot|P32527 Saccharomyces cerevisiae YGR285C ZUO1 Cytosolic ribosome-associated chaperone contains a DnaJ domain together with Ssz1p acts as a chaperone for nascent polypeptide chains), whose translation MFELPPLSGAVGATVESGAKLTPSIRRPIEPVGKFFLHHAQRTLRNHTWSEFEKIEAEKNVQNVEQSNVDPDELLFDTELADESLLTHDARDWKTADLYAAMGLSKLRYRATNQQIIKAHRKQVLKYHPDKTSASGASLDQDGFFKIIQKAYETLTDSNKRPQYDSCDFEADVAPPKKGTNYDFFEAWAPVFESEARFSKKKDVPTLGDMNTSKEDVEKFYSFWHRFDSWRTFEFLDEEVPDDSSNRDHKRYIERKNKAARDKKKTADNARLVKLVERAMNEDPRIKQFKEEEKKEKERKKWEREAGARAEAEAKAKAEAEAKAKAEADAAQAASAKVDKKKAKEAAKAAKKKNKRSIRNAPKDADYFGDADKSTTIEEQTGLIVDSLDDEQLVDVAEKIKSDTAAAKNILSDAAKALTDAGKLPAAIVSYYL comes from the coding sequence ATGTTTGAACTACCTCCATTATCTGGTGCCGTCGGTGCCACTGTTGAATCTGGTGCTAAACTAACACCATCCATTAGACGTCCTATTGAACCAGTTGGTAAATTCTTCTTGCACCACGCTCAAAGAACTTTGAGAAACCACACATGGTCTGAGTTCGAGAAGATTGAGgctgaaaagaatgttCAAAACGTTGAACAGTCCAATGTCGATCCAGACGAGTTGTTGTTCGACACTGAGTTAGCTGACGAAAGTTTGTTAACTCACGACGCAAGAGACTGGAAGACTGCTGACTTGTACGCTGCTATGGGTCTATCCAAGTTACGTTACAGAGCCACTAACCAACAAATTATTAAGGCTCACAGAAAGCAAGTCTTGAAGTATCACCCTGATAAGACTTCTGCCTCTGGTGCTAGCTTAGACCAagatggtttcttcaagattatTCAAAAAGCATATGAAACTTTGACTGACTCCAACAAGAGACCGCAATATGATTCTTGTGACTTCGAAGCTGATGTAGCTCCGCCAAAGAAGGGTACTAACTACGACTTCTTTGAAGCTTGGGCTCCTGTTTTCGAATCTGAAGCTCGTTTctccaagaagaaggatGTACCAACTTTGGGTGATATGAACACTTCCAAGGAAGACGTTGAAAAGTTCTACTCTTTCTGGCACAGATTCGACTCTTGGAGAACATTCGAGttcttggatgaagaagttccTGATGATTCTTCCAACAGAGATCACAAGCGTTACATcgaaagaaagaacaaggCGGCCAGagataagaagaagactGCTGACAACGCTCGTTTGGTGAAATTAGTCGAAAGAGCCATGAACGAAGATCCACGTATCAAGCAAttcaaggaagaagaaaagaaggaaaaggaaagaaagaaatgggaAAGGGAAGCCGGTGCTAGAGCCGAAGCTGAAGCCAAGGCCAAGGCTGAAGCTGAAGCTAAGGCTAAGGCTGAAGCGGACGCTGCTCAAGCCGCATCTGCCAAGGTTGACAAAAAGAAGGCCAAGGAAGCTGCTAAGGCTgctaagaagaagaataagaGAAGTATCCGTAACGCTCCAAAGGATGCTGATTACTTTGGTGATGCCGACAAATCCACTACCATCGAGGAACAAACTGGTTTGATTGTCGACTCTTTGGACGACGAACAATTGGTTGACGTTGctgaaaagatcaagagTGATACTGCTGCTGCTAAAAACATATTGTCTGATGCAGCAAAGGCTTTGACTGACGCTGGGAAATTACCGGCTGCTATTGTCTCTTACTACTTATAA
- the BGL2 gene encoding glucan 1,3-beta-glucosidase (highly similar to uniprot|P15703 Saccharomyces cerevisiae YGR282C BGL2 Endo-beta-1 3-glucanase major protein of the cell wall involved in cell wall maintenance), translating into MRFSTLVSATLLAGASTVAAVGELAFNLGVKTHDGSCKQKDDYLADFETLKGYTSKVKVYAASDCNTLQILGPAAEEAGFTIFLGIWPTDSAHFEEEKQALTQYLPWIKTSTIEAFLVGSEALYREDMTASELADAISDVKDYIKDIKDSDGNSYSGKQVGTVDSWNVLVDGGSATAIQAADFVMANAFSYWQGQTMDNASYSFFDDIMQALQTIQTTKGSTDIQFWVGETGWPTDGTNFESAYPGLDNAKQFWADGICAMRGWGVNVIVFEAFDEDWKPDTSGISDVEKYWGVWDANRNLKFKLDCDFSS; encoded by the coding sequence ATGCGTTTCTCTACACTCGTTTCTGCCACTTTGTTGGCCGGTGCTTCAactgttgctgctgttggtGAGCTTGCATTCAACTTAGGTGTTAAGACCCACGATGGTTCTTGTAAGCAAAAGGATGATTATTTAGCTGATTTCGAAACTTTGAAGGGTTACACCTCCAAGGTCAAAGTATATGCTGCTTCTGATTGTAACACTTTACAAATTTTGGGTCCTGCTGCAGAAGAAGCCGGAtttaccattttcttgGGTATTTGGCCAACTGATTCTGCTcatttcgaagaagaaaagcaAGCTTTGACTCAATACTTGCCATGGATCAAAACTTCTACCATCGAAGCCTTCTTGGTTGGTTCCGAAGCTTTGTACCGTGAAGATATGACTGCTTCTGAATTGGCAGATGCTATCTCTGATGTCAAGGACTACATTAAAGACATCAAGGATTCCGATGGTAACTCTTACAGTGGCAAGCAAGTCGGTACTGTTGACTCATGGAACGTTTTGGTCGATGGTGGATCTGCTACCGCCATTCAAGCTGCTGACTTTGTCATGGCGAACGCCTTCTCTTACTGGCAAGGTCAAACTATGGATAATGCTTCTTACTCGTTCTTCGACGATATCATGCAAGCTCTACAAACTATCCAAACTACCAAGGGTTCTACTGACATTCAATTCTGGGTTGGTGAAACTGGCTGGCCAACCGATGGTACCAACTTTGAAAGTGCTTACCCAGGTCTAGATAACGCTAAGCAATTTTGGGCTGATGGTATTTGTGCTATGAGAGGCTGGGGTGTCAACGTTATCGTTTTCGAAGCTTTCGATGAGGACTGGAAACCAGATACTTCTGGTATTTCCGATGTTGAAAAGTACTGGGGTGTTTGGGATGCCAACAGAAACTTGAAGTTCAAGTTGGATTGTGATTTCAGCTCTTAA
- the UPA1 gene encoding putative methyltransferase (similar to uniprot|Q04867 Saccharomyces cerevisiae YMR310C Hypothetical ORF) has protein sequence MSVKRSKEQSKQNYKKVKRDTKVTEKRDHLAQFKRAKKVVKVSTKTVNHSICIPTTVLDSCKNLEQITYTLYQIARSACIYNVAEIVILKAESETNKGESDRKNDKKQGAKIKFDDGNNTNNASTEYLEDSEKEDGKKRLSKPMLMASLLQFFITPPYLVNSVFKKDYMKYFTYAKQLPRIPSLPFMRFYQDNNGRYREGLAIRMSKPGERGKSKKSFDQTKYINIGKDKNLELKGQLVPINVRVTVDTIEQKVVSPEEAYGDFVGAKASFGYHVRVAKSFADLFTQSPFPQGYTQTVWINSGDFFFDETLKKNVKVQTQIPSIEKVIRPTEEEIELDPSKANPANLLAVFGKWDHVKKSFESCKEQFEGATGAFEFFDGELSLPGSTPQGQLRTEDACMIALTLLSTY, from the coding sequence ATGAGTGTtaaaagaagcaaagagCAATCGAAACAGAATTATAAAAAGGTAAAAAGAGATACCAAAGTTACTGAAAAGAGAGATCATCTAGctcaattcaaaagagcGAAGAAAGTGGTTAAAGTGTCAACTAAAACCGTCAACCATTCCATATGCATACCGACTACAGTATTAGATTCGTGCAAgaatttggaacaaatcaCCTACACATTATATCAGATCGCCAGAAGCGCATGTATATATAACGTTGCAGAAATAGTAATTTTGAAGGCAGAATCGGAGACCAACAAGGGCGAATCAGACCgcaaaaatgataaaaaacAGGGTGCAAAGATCAAGTTTGATGATGGGAATAATACCAACAATGCATCAACTGAATATCTAGAGGATTCcgaaaaagaagatgggAAGAAAAGGCTTTCAAAACCAATGTTGATGGCTTCGTTGCTACAGTTCTTCATCACACCGCCATACCTTGTCAACAGTGTGTTCAAAAAGGACTATATGAAGTATTTTACTTACGCTAAGCAATTGCCTAGAATTCCTTCTTTACCGTTCATGAGATTTTATCAAGATAATAATGGTAGATATAGAGAAGGGCTGGCAATCAGAATGAGCAAACCTGGTGAACGTggaaaatcaaagaaatcattcGATCAAACGAAATATATCAACATTGGCAAAGATAAGAATCTCGAGTTGAAAGGCCAGTTGGTTCCAATAAATGTGAGAGTAACCGTGGATACAATTGAACAGAAAGTCGTATCTCCAGAAGAAGCGTACGGTGATTTCGTTGGAGCCAAAGCATCTTTCGGATACCATGTCAGAGTTGCCAAATCGTTCGCAGATCTTTTCACACAATCACCATTTCCACAAGGGTATACCCAAACGGTATGGATCAACAGCGGagactttttctttgacGAAACTCTAAAGAAAAACGTCAAGGTACAAACTCAAATCCCATCCATCGAAAAGGTAATTAGACCGaccgaagaagaaattgaactCGACCCATCCAAAGCGAATCCAGCAAACTTACTAGCAGTATTCGGAAAATGGGACCATGTCaagaaaagttttgaaTCGTGTAAAGAACAATTCGAAGGTGCCACTGGTGCCTTCGAATTTTTCGATGGTGAATTAAGCCTACCAGGCTCTACTCCACAAGGACAGCTACGTACTGAAGATGCATGCATGATTGCGTTGACACTGCTATCAACCTACTAA
- a CDS encoding arylsulfatase (conserved hypothetical protein), whose product MTKTDEPKKPNFLIIVADDLGFTDVSSFGGEIQTPNLDKLSKGGFRFTGFHTASACSPTRSMLLSGTDNHLAGLGQMAEYARQFPEKFKDKPGYEGYLNYKVAALPEILSPEYYTLISGKWHLGLEKPYWPSDRGFQKRFTLLPGAGNHFKCNLDSKFLLPWIYQENGERVDHNKFPENFYSTTYFTDKFLEYLKDDEERKGRPFFGQLTYTAPHWPLQAPAETIAKYKGKYNGGPQALRRQRLERARDLGIVPADVVAHLVETQREKTWDELDDKGKAYESRIMEIYAAMVDELDQNIGRVIDHLKETDEFDNTVIMFMSDNGAEGMLMEALPFGGSTFKERISSDYNNDFDNIGKTNSFVYYGDLWAQAATAPNYMYKMWATEGGINCPLILHAPQLTGLWEPGQIIDQFTTVMDILPSVLELANVPHPGTSFEGRKVHEPRGLSWIPFLKKESERIYDDTRVTGWELFGQRAIRQGPYKGVYIPPPFGPGHWLLFNIDEDPGETTDLSKEHPDILEKIIDHWSVYKAETGLIELEDSVFDNAHYVKRVLDDY is encoded by the coding sequence ATGACCAAAACAGATGAACCTAAAAAGCCGAATTTCTTAATTATTGTCGCCGATGATTTAGGGTTTACAGATGTGTCGAGTTTTGGAGGTGAAATACAAACGCCAAACCTTGATAAATTGTCTAAAGGTGGTTTCAGATTCACTGGTTTTCATACTGCATCGGCATGTTCGCCAACTAGATCGATGTTGTTGAGCGGTACTGACAACCATTTGGCAGGTTTGGGCCAAATGGCTGAATATGCCAGGCAATTTCCAGAAAAGTTCAAGGATAAACCTGGTTATGAAGGTTATTTGAACTATAAGGTTGCTGCATTGCCTGAAATATTATCCCCAGAATATTACACGCTGATTTCGGGGAAATGGCACCTTGGATTAGAAAAGCCATATTGGCCAAGTGACCGTGGATTCCAAAAACGTTTTACCTTGCTGCCTGGTGCAGGAAACCATTTCAAATGCAATTTGGATAGCAAGTTTCTTCTCCCATGGATTTATCAGGAAAATGGCGAAAGGGTAGACCATAACAAGTTTCCAGAAAACTTTTATTCCACCACTTACTTCACAGATaaatttttggaatatttgaaggatgatgaagaaagaaaaggtcGCCCATTCTTTGGCCAGTTGACCTACACAGCTCCACATTGGCCATTACAGGCTCCTGCTGAGACTATCGCAAAATACAAAGGTAAGTATAATGGTGGTCCCCAGGCATTGAGAAGACAAAGATTGGAAAGAGCTAGAGATCTTGGTATTGTTCCAGCTGATGTTGTTGCTCATTTAGTAGAAactcaaagagaaaagacTTGGGATGAATTAGATGATAAGGGAAAGGCCTACGAAAGCCGTATTATGGAAATTTATGCCGCGATGGTTGATGAATTAGACCAAAATATCGGTAGAGTTATCGATCATTTGAAGGAAACCGATGAATTCGACAACACTGTCATCATGTTTATGTCAGACAATGGTGCTGAAGGTATGTTAATGGAGGCATTGCCGTTTGGAGGTTCCACtttcaaggaaagaatATCGTCCGATTATAACAACGATTTTGACAACATTGGTAAAACAAACAGTTTTGTTTATTATGGTGATTTGTGGGCTCAAGCAGCTACTGCTCCAAATTATATGTATAAAATGTGGGCAACTGAAGGTGGTATCAATTGTCCTCTTATCTTACATGCTCCACAATTAACAGGACTATGGGAACCAGGTCAAATCATCGACCAGTTTACAACAGTTATGGACATTTTACCTAGTGTTTTAGAATTGGCTAACGTTCCTCATCCAGGTACCTCATTTGAAGGTCGCAAGGTGCACGAACCAAGAGGTTTGTCATGGATTCCTTTCTTAAAAAAAGAATCCGAAAGAATATATGACGATACCAGGGTCACTGGTTGGGAATTATTTGGTCAACGTGCCATTCGCCAAGGTCCTTATAAAGGTGTGTATATTCCACCCCCATTTGGCCCTGGTCACTGGttacttttcaacattgaTGAAGACCCTGGTGAGACTACAGATTTGTCCAAAGAGCACCCAGATATCTTAGAAAAGATAATTGATCACTGGTCTGTGTATAAAGCAGAAACTGGACTCATCGAATTAGAAGACTCTGTCTTCGATAATGCCCATTATGTGAAAAGAGTACTTGATGACTATTAA